The genome window GGTGAGCCTCCACGAATCTATCTCACCGAATCAGAAAACAAATGGGCAGACAGCTTTTTCAAGGAGCATAATCTGCCACGACACGGGGGGCCGGTTCTCACCCTTGACCCCACACACAGACGGGCCTCCCGGTGCTGGCCAGCAAAGCATTATACGCAACTTCTCCGATTGCTTGCCCATGAAATGCCCGATCTGACCATGATCCTTCTCTATGGCCCTGGAGAAAAAAGAGATGTTTATGAAATCGCGAAACAATCCGAAGTCCCTGAGCAATGTATCGTTTCCAACAACATGCTTTCCCTGCGAGAAATGGCAGCAATCATAGCCAAGGCTGACCTGCATGTGGGAAATTGTTCCGCACCCAGGCATATTGCTGTGGCAGTCGATACCCCATCCCTAGCCATTCTCGGCTCAACAAGTCATGCTTGGACATTTCCTGCCCCAGAACATACTGACATCGCCATAGAAATCTCATGTCAGCCCTGTAATGAGGATACCTGCCCGCGGGGAACAACAGAATGTCTTAACGAGCTTCGTCCAGAAACCATTCTTAAAGCAATCATCGATATACTTCATGATACATCAATATACACATAAAATATATGCAAAAACGACAAGTCAGCGAGGGTTATCACTATCTATGCATCATAATATCATTCACTCTTCCATTTATCAGTGTATCATTTCGCGTTTATCAACAAAATATTATATTTATAAAATAAAAAACATTCATACTACATAAACCAAATTCATTGCCATACACCATATGAAAGTAAATTTTGTTATTCCCAAAAAATATCGAAAGAAGGCTTGGCCTGAACTACTTGCTGGTACACCTCACCCTCGATATGTGCTCGATGCACCGCATCGTATTGTTTCAGGTGTTGACGCATGGATTCTCCAAACCTGGGCTCTGCTCTGTACGTCAAATGTGCCCATAACCGTTGAGCTCGTAGAATACGGAATACCCGGAGAAATTTCTGTATTTCATTATGACCATGCGACTCCAGCTAATGGCATTCATGAAGCATTTGCCATGGTCATTCGTGCTGACCGACCTCCTGTTCCTTTGGCGGATATCGTTATCGAACAAAACCCCTGTG of Desulfoplanes formicivorans contains these proteins:
- a CDS encoding glycosyltransferase family 9 protein, giving the protein MKINDLASIHPKRILVCQLRQIGDVILTTPLIHLLKKRYQEACISVFTEKKCAPVLYNNPDITHIWELDKQQGMMQSLALYWKMARQHYDLVVDCQQLPRCRFATWLSRAKVRLTYQPPWYNRLFYTHWSKPVDGYAAKYKTSFLAPLGINWNGEPPRIYLTESENKWADSFFKEHNLPRHGGPVLTLDPTHRRASRCWPAKHYTQLLRLLAHEMPDLTMILLYGPGEKRDVYEIAKQSEVPEQCIVSNNMLSLREMAAIIAKADLHVGNCSAPRHIAVAVDTPSLAILGSTSHAWTFPAPEHTDIAIEISCQPCNEDTCPRGTTECLNELRPETILKAIIDILHDTSIYT